One Kineococcus radiotolerans SRS30216 = ATCC BAA-149 DNA window includes the following coding sequences:
- a CDS encoding pyridoxine/pyridoxamine 5'-phosphate oxidase, producing MSSPVADLRSYLAGLSWPDPQAPRFDPDTAPADPVELFAQWLEAAVEAGAPAPHVMTLATVDAAGRPDARVTVLEDVDESAFWVAASETSPKGKQLGRVPVAALVFHWPSLGRQVRVRGAVRPAEAARTAAAFERLSAHQRADLLADRQSGPLHDEVWLSDALGDPTELLALEGAGPVTAPTWRLWGVDAGRMEFFQAERDGHHVRLRYSRSESGYGTELLHP from the coding sequence GTGAGCTCGCCCGTCGCGGACCTTCGTTCCTACCTGGCGGGCCTGTCCTGGCCCGACCCGCAGGCCCCGCGCTTCGACCCCGACACCGCCCCGGCGGACCCGGTGGAGCTGTTCGCGCAGTGGCTGGAGGCGGCGGTCGAGGCCGGCGCCCCGGCCCCGCACGTGATGACGCTGGCCACGGTCGACGCGGCCGGCCGCCCCGACGCGCGGGTCACGGTGCTGGAGGACGTGGACGAGTCCGCGTTCTGGGTCGCCGCCAGCGAGACCAGCCCCAAGGGCAAGCAGCTGGGCCGGGTCCCGGTGGCGGCGCTGGTCTTCCACTGGCCCTCGCTGGGACGCCAGGTGCGGGTGCGGGGGGCGGTGCGCCCGGCCGAGGCGGCCCGCACCGCGGCGGCGTTCGAGCGGCTGAGCGCCCACCAGCGCGCCGACCTGCTGGCGGACCGCCAGAGCGGTCCGCTGCACGACGAGGTGTGGCTGTCCGACGCGCTGGGCGACCCCACCGAGCTGCTGGCGCTGGAGGGGGCGGGGCCGGTGACGGCGCCGACGTGGCGGCTGTGGGGGGTGGACGCGGGACGGATGGAGTTCTTCCAGGCCGAGCGCGACGGCCATCACGTGCGGTTGCGCTACTCCCGCAGCGAATCCGGCTACGGCACGGAGCTCCTGCACCCCTGA
- a CDS encoding EAL domain-containing protein: MSHRARWHHRLDAVCADPALLRLVLHPVVDVAAGRVAGYEVLSRLPSDLPTEDWFRAARALNRDADLDRVVLRRGLALLDRLPPGAFLTVNASPTSLADPGVMSVLQAHDLTGVVLELTEHAACDPRELVGPLEALRARGAIVALDDVGTGHSGLLRMAVVRPEILKVDLQLVRGLQDDLVKRSLVQFLGECAGRLDAWIIAEGVETVAELDVLRGMGVPLVQGFLLARPTGDFAGLSPEALQLLQGPQRLPLAPVRRTGDLARRTKTAHTVPGAVRIAVEDVAPVVVVDGEDVPRVIVLPGQRPGEHPRVETVDLRLAPETPVPEAAERALARAGPVRFDPVVCTDSAGRYIGLVGVEDVVLDLAATPSSGQRRHPWRMGA, from the coding sequence ATGTCCCACCGTGCCCGCTGGCACCACCGCCTCGACGCCGTCTGCGCCGACCCCGCGCTGCTGCGCCTCGTCCTGCACCCCGTCGTCGACGTCGCCGCGGGACGGGTGGCCGGCTACGAGGTCCTCAGCCGGCTCCCCTCCGACCTGCCCACGGAGGACTGGTTCCGCGCCGCGCGCGCCCTCAACCGCGACGCCGACCTCGACCGCGTCGTCCTGCGCCGCGGCCTGGCCCTGCTCGACCGGCTGCCCCCCGGCGCCTTCCTCACCGTCAACGCCAGCCCCACCTCCCTGGCCGACCCGGGCGTGATGTCCGTCCTGCAGGCCCACGACCTCACCGGCGTCGTCCTCGAGCTCACCGAGCACGCCGCGTGCGACCCGCGCGAGCTCGTCGGACCGCTCGAGGCGCTGCGCGCCCGGGGGGCCATCGTGGCCCTCGACGACGTCGGCACCGGCCACTCCGGGCTGCTGCGGATGGCCGTGGTGCGCCCGGAGATCCTCAAGGTCGACCTGCAGCTGGTCCGCGGCCTGCAGGACGACCTGGTCAAGCGCTCGCTGGTGCAGTTCCTGGGGGAGTGCGCCGGGCGCCTGGACGCCTGGATCATCGCCGAGGGCGTGGAGACCGTCGCCGAGCTCGACGTGCTGCGCGGGATGGGCGTCCCGCTGGTGCAGGGCTTCCTGCTGGCCCGCCCCACCGGGGACTTCGCCGGCCTCAGCCCCGAGGCGCTGCAGCTGCTGCAGGGACCCCAGCGCCTCCCGCTGGCCCCGGTGCGCCGCACCGGCGACCTGGCCCGGCGCACCAAGACCGCCCACACCGTCCCCGGCGCGGTGCGGATCGCGGTCGAGGACGTCGCCCCCGTCGTCGTCGTCGACGGCGAGGACGTCCCCCGGGTCATCGTGCTGCCCGGGCAGCGGCCGGGGGAGCACCCCCGCGTGGAGACCGTCGACCTGCGCCTGGCCCCGGAGACGCCCGTCCCCGAGGCCGCCGAGCGCGCCCTGGCGCGAGCCGGCCCCGTGCGCTTCGACCCGGTGGTCTGCACCGACTCCGCCGGGCGCTACATCGGGCTCGTCGGGGTCGAGGACGTCGTCCTCGACCTCGCGGCCACCCCTTCGTCCGGACAGCGTCGACACCCGTGGAGGATGGGCGCGTGA
- a CDS encoding zf-HC2 domain-containing protein, with the protein MDADRDDPFATTAGPYVLGALAPAERSAFETHLRTCPDCRHAVEGLAGLPGLLSRTPRDVVDALGREDPAAALRERGLGEDAVPDTVLPALLRAVRRRRTTRRAALVGGLGLAAALAGAFAWSGGDPSAPAVPSALPGAPSSAPSSAGPGASPGPGRVQAMDPLLPVPVTATVQLTEVGWGTQVDLVCAYAHAEAEQPHPYALVVSDTAGATQQIGTWTALPGRDAQLSGATSWTRAQIASVEVRTLSGTTVLRLDET; encoded by the coding sequence ATGGACGCCGACCGCGACGACCCCTTCGCCACCACCGCCGGCCCCTACGTCCTCGGCGCCCTCGCCCCCGCCGAGCGCAGCGCCTTCGAGACCCACCTGCGCACCTGCCCGGACTGCCGCCACGCCGTCGAGGGGCTCGCCGGCCTGCCCGGGCTGCTCTCCCGCACCCCCCGCGACGTCGTCGACGCCCTCGGCCGGGAGGACCCCGCGGCCGCGCTGCGCGAGCGCGGTCTCGGCGAGGACGCGGTGCCCGACACCGTCCTGCCCGCCCTGCTGCGCGCGGTCCGGCGCCGGCGCACCACCCGCCGCGCGGCGCTCGTCGGCGGGCTGGGCCTGGCCGCGGCGCTCGCCGGGGCGTTCGCGTGGTCCGGCGGCGACCCGTCGGCCCCCGCGGTCCCCTCCGCGCTGCCGGGCGCCCCCTCCAGTGCCCCGTCCAGCGCCGGCCCGGGGGCGTCCCCCGGGCCGGGGCGGGTGCAGGCGATGGACCCGCTGCTGCCGGTCCCGGTCACCGCCACCGTCCAGCTCACCGAGGTGGGCTGGGGCACCCAGGTGGACCTCGTCTGCGCCTACGCCCACGCCGAGGCCGAGCAGCCGCACCCCTACGCCCTCGTCGTCTCCGACACCGCGGGCGCCACCCAGCAGATCGGGACCTGGACCGCGCTGCCCGGGCGCGACGCCCAGCTCAGCGGCGCCACGTCCTGGACCCGCGCCCAGATCGCCAGCGTGGAGGTGCGGACGCTGTCGGGGACCACGGTGCTGCGCCTGGACGAGACCTGA
- a CDS encoding PPOX class F420-dependent oxidoreductase, which yields MSPRTIATSRRVDLPELLDFVRTRHRVVLTTTRPDGSPQMSPVTAGIDEQGRLVVSTYPERAKAVNARRDPRGSALVLSDDFGDAWVQLDGEFEVLDGEDAVEPLVDYFRCISGEHPDWAEYRQAMRTQGKSLLRMTIRRWGPIATGGFPARLAD from the coding sequence ATGAGCCCGAGGACCATCGCCACGTCGCGCCGCGTCGACCTGCCCGAACTGCTGGACTTCGTCCGCACCCGCCACCGGGTGGTGCTGACCACGACCCGCCCCGACGGCAGCCCGCAGATGTCCCCGGTGACCGCCGGGATCGACGAGCAGGGCCGGCTGGTGGTCTCGACCTACCCCGAGCGCGCGAAGGCCGTGAACGCCCGCCGCGACCCCCGCGGGTCGGCGCTGGTGCTCTCCGACGACTTCGGCGACGCCTGGGTGCAGCTGGACGGGGAGTTCGAGGTCCTCGACGGCGAGGACGCCGTCGAGCCGCTGGTCGACTACTTCCGCTGCATCTCCGGGGAGCACCCGGACTGGGCGGAGTACCGGCAGGCGATGCGGACCCAGGGCAAGTCGTTGCTGCGCATGACGATCCGGCGCTGGGGCCCCATCGCCACCGGTGGTTTCCCCGCGCGGCTGGCCGACTGA
- a CDS encoding lytic transglycosylase domain-containing protein has product MNPRSLPALLLALGLGAGALAAAGPARAEPVSAAQARVEAAAAERAVDVATARVAAAREAHAAQQREVASAVSASVGTQVEAERAQGAARSVRAAAAQRVRSMYMGGASTEAGRGLALLSSLTRGGDPTVALAGMAAARRADVAAQGAAQARAATAADAARAAGGGAVAAVAGLGEVAAQVGAMSEALAAAQRQVAALTAEASRLQAAEDAAAALAAAQAQAAAVQAQAQAAAAVVPAREVATDYSDLYVRAAATCAGMRPALLAAVGQVESGHGRTTGPSSAGALGPMQFMPATFAAYGVDGGGDGVRDVQDPADAVFSAANYLCANGGGKGRDGESGALFRYNHADWYVTMVQRIADELQAGGFGA; this is encoded by the coding sequence GTGAACCCACGATCGCTGCCCGCCCTCCTGCTGGCCCTCGGCCTGGGAGCCGGGGCGCTCGCGGCGGCCGGACCCGCGCGCGCCGAACCGGTGAGCGCCGCGCAGGCCCGGGTCGAGGCGGCCGCGGCGGAGCGGGCGGTGGACGTGGCCACGGCCCGGGTCGCCGCCGCCCGGGAGGCCCACGCCGCCCAGCAGCGCGAGGTCGCGAGCGCGGTGAGCGCGAGCGTGGGGACCCAGGTGGAGGCCGAGCGCGCGCAGGGGGCGGCCCGGTCGGTGCGGGCGGCGGCGGCGCAGCGGGTGCGCTCGATGTACATGGGCGGGGCGTCCACGGAGGCCGGGCGCGGCCTGGCCCTGCTCTCCTCCCTGACCCGCGGCGGGGACCCGACGGTGGCCCTGGCGGGGATGGCGGCCGCGCGGCGGGCCGACGTGGCCGCGCAGGGGGCGGCGCAGGCGCGGGCCGCGACGGCGGCCGACGCGGCGCGGGCCGCCGGCGGGGGCGCGGTCGCGGCGGTGGCGGGGCTGGGCGAGGTCGCCGCGCAGGTGGGCGCGATGAGCGAGGCGCTGGCCGCGGCGCAGCGGCAGGTGGCCGCCCTGACCGCGGAGGCATCGCGGTTGCAGGCCGCCGAGGACGCCGCCGCCGCGCTCGCCGCGGCGCAGGCGCAGGCCGCGGCGGTGCAGGCACAGGCGCAGGCCGCGGCGGCGGTGGTGCCCGCGCGCGAGGTCGCGACCGACTACTCCGACCTGTACGTGCGGGCCGCGGCGACGTGCGCGGGGATGCGGCCGGCGCTGCTGGCGGCGGTGGGCCAGGTGGAGAGCGGTCACGGCCGCACCACCGGGCCGAGCTCCGCGGGGGCGCTGGGGCCGATGCAGTTCATGCCCGCGACGTTCGCCGCCTACGGCGTGGACGGCGGCGGCGACGGGGTGCGGGACGTGCAGGACCCCGCCGACGCGGTGTTCAGCGCGGCGAACTACCTGTGCGCCAACGGGGGCGGGAAGGGCCGCGACGGGGAGTCGGGGGCGTTGTTCCGCTACAACCACGCCGACTGGTACGTGACGATGGTGCAGCGCATCGCCGACGAGCTCCAGGCCGGCGGCTTCGGCGCCTGA
- a CDS encoding aminoglycoside 3'-phosphotransferase, translated as MSSNPSWTDAQVPVDPVAVPPPLREVVARWGAPADAAELPAAWVNAAGGTTFRLEDRGVFCKWAPAGVGLDLAAEADRSRWAVRWLAVPEVLEHGTCPEGEWLVTRGLPGRSAVAEDWRARPEAAVPALARGLRRLHDTLPVAQCPFDWSVPHRLARAVGAVEGLLEPPPVDRLVVCHGDACAPNTLLAEGSGEAVAHVDLGALGVADRWADLAVATLSLGWNYGPGWEGTYLAAYGVDPDPVRTAYYRALWEVGP; from the coding sequence GTGAGCTCGAACCCCTCCTGGACGGACGCCCAGGTCCCGGTGGACCCGGTGGCCGTCCCCCCGCCGTTGCGGGAGGTGGTGGCCCGGTGGGGCGCGCCCGCGGACGCCGCGGAGCTGCCGGCGGCGTGGGTGAACGCGGCCGGGGGCACCACCTTCCGGCTGGAGGACCGGGGGGTGTTCTGCAAGTGGGCCCCGGCGGGGGTGGGGCTGGACCTGGCCGCGGAGGCGGACCGCTCGCGGTGGGCGGTCCGGTGGCTGGCGGTGCCGGAGGTCCTGGAGCACGGCACGTGCCCGGAGGGCGAGTGGCTGGTGACCCGGGGGCTGCCCGGTCGCAGCGCGGTGGCGGAGGACTGGCGGGCGCGCCCCGAGGCCGCGGTGCCGGCCCTGGCGCGGGGGTTGCGGCGCCTGCACGACACCCTGCCGGTGGCGCAGTGCCCCTTCGACTGGTCGGTGCCGCACCGGCTGGCCCGGGCGGTGGGGGCGGTCGAGGGGCTGCTGGAGCCGCCGCCGGTGGACCGGCTGGTGGTCTGCCACGGCGACGCGTGCGCGCCGAACACGTTGCTGGCCGAGGGGTCCGGGGAGGCCGTGGCGCACGTGGACCTGGGGGCGCTGGGGGTGGCGGACCGGTGGGCGGACCTGGCGGTGGCCACGCTCAGCCTGGGCTGGAACTACGGGCCGGGCTGGGAGGGGACGTACCTGGCGGCCTACGGGGTGGACCCGGACCCGGTGCGGACCGCCTACTACCGGGCGCTGTGGGAGGTGGGGCCGTGA
- a CDS encoding sigma-70 family RNA polymerase sigma factor, translating into MTEADEELVRALHDEHAGALWSYVVSLTGDRASAHDVVQETLLRAWRHPESLDPARGSTRGWLFTVARRLVIDDWRSARNRRESVHADVPDRVVVDESEQVLQQWVVTQALTRLSPEHRAVLGECYFRGRSVAEAARTLAIPEGTVKSRTHYALMNLRLALQEMGVSR; encoded by the coding sequence ATGACCGAGGCCGACGAGGAGCTCGTGCGGGCGCTGCACGACGAGCACGCCGGGGCCCTGTGGAGCTACGTCGTGTCGCTGACCGGGGACCGGGCCAGCGCCCACGACGTCGTGCAGGAGACCCTGCTGCGCGCCTGGCGCCACCCGGAGTCCCTCGACCCCGCCCGCGGCTCCACCCGCGGGTGGCTCTTCACCGTCGCCCGCCGCCTCGTCATCGACGACTGGCGCTCCGCGCGCAACCGCCGCGAGAGCGTCCACGCCGACGTCCCCGACCGCGTCGTCGTCGACGAGTCCGAGCAGGTCCTGCAGCAGTGGGTCGTCACCCAGGCCCTCACCCGCCTCTCGCCCGAGCACCGCGCCGTGCTGGGCGAGTGCTACTTCCGCGGCCGTTCCGTCGCCGAGGCCGCCCGCACCCTGGCCATCCCGGAGGGCACGGTGAAGTCGCGCACCCACTACGCCCTGATGAACCTCCGGCTGGCCCTGCAGGAGATGGGGGTGAGCCGCTGA
- a CDS encoding amino acid permease, which translates to MISIAGVIGAGLFVGSKTAIAEAGPGVLLSYAFAGLLVVLVMRMLGEMATAHPDTGSFSTYADRALGRWAGFSVGWLYWWFWVLVIPVEATAAADILSSWIGAPQWVWALLVTLALTASNLTSVGNYGEFEFWFAGVKVVAIVGFIAVGLLAIFGVLPGSDISGTPGFSLTGDAGGFLPNGFSAVLAGILLTMFSFMGTEIVTIAAAESPDPQKGVRRAVNSVIGRIGVFYLGSIFVVVALVPWNSAALDADGSFQTTLQAIGIPGAATIMDVVILTAVASCLNSALYTASRMVFSLSRRGDAPVWLSHVSRRGVPYPAILASTVVGFLAVVGNYLLPEKIFEYLLATSGALALVIYAFIALSQVVVRRRLDEAGERPAVRMWLFPWLTYATIAFIAVVLVLMVVLPGQRVQLALSLVLTVVVVALGLRHQRRRGPAARPADEAAAHR; encoded by the coding sequence ATGATCTCCATCGCCGGCGTCATCGGCGCCGGCCTCTTCGTGGGGTCCAAGACCGCCATCGCCGAAGCCGGGCCGGGGGTCCTGCTCTCCTACGCCTTCGCCGGTCTCCTGGTGGTGCTGGTGATGCGGATGCTGGGGGAGATGGCCACCGCCCACCCCGACACCGGGTCGTTCTCCACCTACGCCGACCGGGCGCTGGGCCGCTGGGCCGGGTTCAGCGTCGGCTGGCTGTACTGGTGGTTCTGGGTCCTCGTCATCCCCGTCGAGGCCACCGCCGCCGCCGACATCCTCAGCAGCTGGATCGGTGCGCCGCAATGGGTGTGGGCGCTGCTGGTGACACTGGCGCTGACCGCCTCCAACCTCACCAGCGTCGGCAACTACGGCGAGTTCGAGTTCTGGTTCGCCGGGGTGAAGGTCGTCGCCATCGTCGGGTTCATCGCCGTGGGCCTGCTGGCGATCTTCGGCGTCCTGCCCGGCAGCGACATCAGCGGCACCCCCGGCTTCTCCCTCACCGGCGACGCGGGCGGTTTCCTGCCCAACGGGTTCTCCGCCGTCCTGGCCGGGATCCTGCTGACGATGTTCAGCTTCATGGGCACCGAGATCGTCACCATCGCCGCCGCGGAGTCCCCCGACCCCCAGAAGGGCGTGCGCCGCGCGGTGAACTCCGTCATCGGCCGCATCGGGGTGTTCTACCTCGGGTCCATCTTCGTCGTCGTGGCCCTCGTGCCGTGGAACTCCGCCGCCCTCGACGCCGACGGCTCCTTCCAGACGACGCTGCAGGCCATCGGCATCCCCGGCGCCGCGACGATCATGGACGTCGTCATCCTCACCGCCGTCGCGAGCTGCCTGAACTCCGCCCTCTACACCGCCTCGCGCATGGTGTTCTCCCTCTCCCGGCGCGGGGACGCCCCCGTCTGGCTGTCCCACGTCTCCCGCCGCGGCGTGCCCTACCCGGCGATCCTGGCCTCCACCGTCGTCGGGTTCCTCGCCGTCGTCGGCAACTACCTGCTGCCGGAGAAGATCTTCGAGTACCTGCTGGCCACCAGCGGCGCCCTGGCCCTGGTCATCTACGCGTTCATCGCCCTCAGCCAGGTCGTGGTGCGCCGCCGCCTGGACGAGGCGGGGGAGCGCCCGGCGGTGCGGATGTGGTTGTTCCCGTGGCTGACCTACGCCACCATCGCCTTCATCGCCGTCGTCCTCGTCCTCATGGTCGTCCTGCCCGGCCAGCGCGTGCAGCTCGCCCTGTCCCTGGTGCTGACCGTCGTGGTCGTCGCCCTCGGGCTGCGCCACCAGCGCCGCCGGGGCCCGGCGGCGCGGCCGGCCGACGAGGCGGCCGCGCACCGCTGA
- a CDS encoding GNAT family N-acetyltransferase translates to MAATGYVVERLDTGALTEAQLGEWEGLHGRQSGVGNPFCAPDWVLEWYRSYVPDASRRHLLWVRDPDGGLAGVAPMHEQVVGPRRLPVGRRLVPVGYGLGTALELPQVLTTDEHARAVHHAVVARTRDAGADWAELSVARDQAWFEPGWVEDTTAQAPHYTHRAARACVVLPLAGTWDEVRGGLKRNLKESLRRGRNRLTRSGRDWQVRTLEGAEVDAAAVQRFFALHAARAGFAGTSSSHPDAYADPTGRALLERLVPRLADAKAASLVELVVDGEVVAVQLALHAAGTSYLHSSGLDPEYWQFSAVTLLQAEVVRSAVARGDRVVNFSPGPNVAKMRWSERVHVVDDFAYATGTRASGLRFLAFTQLAAARQYRHAVAVARSNSPRA, encoded by the coding sequence GTGGCAGCGACGGGGTACGTGGTGGAACGGCTCGACACGGGAGCGCTCACCGAGGCGCAGCTCGGCGAGTGGGAGGGCCTGCACGGGCGGCAGTCGGGGGTGGGGAACCCCTTCTGCGCCCCCGACTGGGTCCTGGAGTGGTACCGCAGCTACGTTCCCGACGCCTCCCGCCGGCACCTGCTGTGGGTGCGCGACCCCGACGGCGGGCTGGCCGGGGTCGCCCCGATGCACGAGCAGGTGGTGGGTCCCCGCCGCCTGCCCGTCGGCCGGCGCCTGGTCCCGGTGGGCTACGGGCTGGGGACGGCGCTGGAGCTGCCCCAGGTCCTCACCACCGACGAGCACGCGCGCGCGGTGCACCACGCTGTCGTCGCCCGCACCCGCGACGCCGGCGCCGACTGGGCGGAGCTGTCCGTGGCCCGCGACCAGGCGTGGTTCGAGCCCGGCTGGGTGGAGGACACCACCGCGCAGGCGCCGCACTACACCCACCGCGCCGCGCGCGCCTGCGTCGTGCTGCCGCTGGCGGGCACGTGGGACGAGGTGCGCGGGGGGCTGAAGCGCAACCTGAAGGAGAGCCTGCGCCGCGGGCGCAACCGGCTCACCCGGAGCGGGCGCGACTGGCAGGTGCGCACCCTGGAGGGCGCCGAGGTCGACGCCGCCGCGGTGCAGCGGTTCTTCGCCCTGCACGCGGCGCGGGCGGGGTTCGCGGGCACGTCCTCCAGCCACCCCGACGCCTACGCCGACCCGACCGGGCGGGCCCTGCTGGAGCGGCTGGTCCCCCGCCTGGCCGACGCCAAGGCGGCCAGCCTCGTGGAGCTCGTCGTCGACGGCGAGGTCGTGGCCGTCCAGCTGGCGCTGCACGCCGCCGGCACCTCGTACCTGCACTCCTCCGGGCTGGACCCGGAGTACTGGCAGTTCTCGGCGGTGACGCTGCTGCAGGCCGAGGTGGTGCGCTCCGCGGTCGCCCGCGGCGACCGCGTCGTCAACTTCTCCCCCGGCCCCAACGTCGCCAAGATGCGCTGGAGCGAGCGCGTGCACGTCGTGGACGACTTCGCCTACGCCACGGGCACGCGGGCCTCGGGGTTGCGCTTCCTGGCGTTCACCCAGCTCGCCGCGGCCAGGCAGTACCGGCACGCGGTGGCGGTGGCGCGCTCCAACAGCCCCCGGGCCTGA
- a CDS encoding DUF1059 domain-containing protein: protein MKAFRCGDVVPGCSREFLGTDRDDILAQVVAHGRGEHRIELDEGLVALVEANLRDAPDPGP, encoded by the coding sequence GTGAAGGCCTTCAGGTGCGGGGACGTGGTCCCCGGCTGCAGTCGCGAGTTCCTCGGCACCGACCGGGACGACATCCTGGCCCAGGTCGTCGCCCACGGCCGCGGTGAGCACCGCATCGAGCTCGACGAGGGCCTGGTCGCCCTCGTCGAGGCGAACCTGCGCGACGCCCCCGACCCGGGGCCCTGA